In Denticeps clupeoides chromosome 1, fDenClu1.1, whole genome shotgun sequence, a single window of DNA contains:
- the LOC114796457 gene encoding titin isoform X30, protein MQMESRRKSQRSSFMDSLSSRSQWIIVLGLLITWSMAGIFMFDFINFKEEPDTQEDPIAAINDALESISEYMDKGLDVLSDPLGLVPESGEIVESAVDGLADLAGSASGLLLDSEGSVYGVRFLKSGGALIEDVRTGMQDAVLYLFHIFEGVLNAVTSFPVGILTQTLDGVKCILNLIANCIPSMPASREGSSYGVGALKSGGALMEDARIGLKNAVLYIFDVFQGLLNAAASFPFDGVTWIVNLIANCIPSMPAGHEGGFYGEVVLQSGGALVEDVRTGVKNVVLYLFNVFEGVLDAVIFIPDLLVTQTMHGVKYITNIVVYCVTSIPIDHAGWIPESIKPMNAITYATEGITNLNKNVFGSLSNMFKSDEGYIPEMSFDPMKVVTDAVEEITDKRNMFLAYLSTMLMQEKEDALQMKRKKGEFFPPLETVTEIMDRKEDDVLLEKIFKATSTKLEDHRRGRAMDDLQEEHEQKQEDSGKLDLKEEEDLDHMGEYQQEDRDEKNNKDASDYYNVSEPENLDDAVEKNVEGLVFLMKPITDVPDLERDSEAADEYEDKKSPESVIPEIEEFKEFETIPDDDEEMISGDTEETGKQARSDITEEEDDDDDDDDDDDKVPAEQAHSDITVSDFEGEIEMKVTDDDDLDSEDTEEKTSNVADDHIIEGEDDGEDLTEKTTAASKLAETTDDYNNDDAEDYRGGDEDNKDKDDYLEIEDAEETTAHDESVSEIDNKKDHVTESEDDVKDLIGPFTEAPKLADNEDDLEREDEEGKITSDLALAEIDNKHDHMTESEDDLIEPPTAAASLTDNHNVHDDDDAEEKIKSDVVVTEMDDKDDPLTVSEADSEDLIDPPAEAPSLTENCDVNYGDVHDDDDDLDSDDAEEKIKSDGGLAEDLVEPQTESPKMAEASDADEEDDLQSEDAEDKIKAEIRNKDDHMTESEDDSEDHTEPTTAAPSLAEVSDNQNDDEDDNDFDSDGSEMTEPLETMDTDVSAEQTKPEDILLKPDSSANGDDQNNNNNDRRKEKSKMKKQLPGKTRQSNITSDVLTEQEDLDSLPQDLYGVLEQEKAYKEQKTKEEVYKVIQELRAAEDEEDEEQMAITEETEKNAEEKTSDRMKRKAKLQMNMTSDDLEPKAEKLEKPEKLKKKPSVETHVIKKKSQKEVEAQRERAKPAKKEAEVLKEKVKPAKTERKVAKKAEQAKKAAPKVSTEKAKISPERKEAEDLKRKVKPAPAIKEVPQEKVKLAPEEAEVTKEKVKPLKKDFAASKEKAKPKKDVEAQTERAKPGKDAEVPKEKAKAKEARQVAKEKPAAQIKEPQVPQKKPITPEKEPAEKAKARPTKKESELPKEKAKAPAEVKEVPKEKVKPTPPIKKPKILKKDLKPITKEPKIPKEESKPIKKEPKIPKEEPKPIKEEPEIPKEESKPTKKVPEKAKSAPAIKEPEMPKEKEKPTLTVKKAEVTKEKAKSTRAAKQAEVPKEKARPTPGVKKPEEETHPEKKEIQKEEPKSSKKEPKILKEEPKPIKKEPKILKELKPIKKVPKIPKEGSKPIKKELKMPKEEPKPIKEEPEIPKEEPKPTKKEPEISKEESKPIKTEPKVPKEETPPSKKDPKILKEETQPMKKAPELSKEEPKHIKKEHKVLKEEPSPITKEPKIPKEEPKPKKESKIPKAKPRPTMKEPDISKEESKPIKTEPKSPKKELKPIKKEPKIPKEELKPIKKEPKVKKENTQPIKKEPKIPKVKAKPIMKEPKVPKEEIQLIKKEAKIPEEEPKPIKKEPKVPKEETKPIKKEPKVKKEDTQSITKAEPKIPKEEPEPIKKEPKVPKEDTQPIKKEPKIPVEEPKPIKKEPKVPKEDTHPIKKEPKIPVEEPKPIKKEPKVPKEDTQPIKKEPKIPVEEPKSIKKEPKIPVEEPKSIKKEPKVPKEETKPIKKEPKTPKVEAKPIKKEPKIPEEEPKSIKKEPKIPVEEPKSIKKEPKVPKEETKPIKKEPKIPEEEPKPIKKEPKIPKEEPKPIKKEPKVPKEDTQPIKKEPKIPEEEPKPIKKEPKVPKEETKPIKKEPKTPKVEAKPIKKESKIPEEEPKSIKKEPKIPEEEPKSIKKEPKIPEEESKSIKKEPKVPKEDTQPIKKEPKIPKEEPKPIKKEPKVPKEETKPIKKEPKTPKVEAKPIKKEPKIPEEEPKSIKKELDILKEEPKKAEAEVAKGKVKSTPAVKKPEVPKEKPEPIKKEAEMPKEKLKATPTIKKAEVQKEEKKLMKKEPEVPNEKVLHTTATQVEPVLKEKVKPPRKDVELAKAKAKPAPPLKAEAGIPKDKAKPKKAAEKDKEKPEPTPSPKELGVKKEKVPAAPTAKKPDVPKTEAKQPKKAPGAVLKERLKLTRGKADIHLKAELEGLKNLTKPIPKKEHIVKERKKLVEKATPEAPKEVKPVPETEEPEVSQETTAPLEKVVHIESVTPVDVTEPAPTKPGEPPLLEEFGAEEDDLPYFQCFFVDEDDTHYPFFPFSPIQM, encoded by the exons ATGCAGATGGAGTCTCGTCGCAAGAGCCAGCGCAGCAGCTTCATGGATTCCCTTAGCAGCCGCAGCCAATGGATCATCGTCCTCGGCCTCCTCATCACCTGGTCCATGGCTGGCATATTTATGTTCGACTTCATCAATTTCAAGGAAGAACCGG acacacaggagGATCCCATAGCCGCTATAAACGATGCGTTGGAGAGCATCTCGGAATATATGGATAAAGGCCTGGACGTTTTGAGTGACCCGCTGG GTTTAGTACCTGAATCGGGTGAGATAGTCGAGTCTGCTGTTGATGGACTCGCTGATTTAGCAGGCTCGGCATCAGGACTGCTGCTGGACAGTGAAG gGAGCGTGTACGGAGTGCGTTTCTTGAAATCAGGTGGTGCTCTAATCGAAGATGTAAGAACTGGAATGCAGGATGCGGTGCTGTATTTATTCCACATCTTTGAAG GAGTGCTGAATGCAGTGACCTCCTTCCCAGTAGGAATTTTGACTCAAACACTTGATGGAGTTAAATGCATACTGAACTTGATCGCAAACTGTATTCCAAGCATGCCAGCTAGCCGTGAAG GGAGTTCTTATGGAGTGGGCGCCCTGAAATCTGGTGGTGCACTAATGGAAGATGCAAGAATTGGGCTGAAGAACGCAGTCCTGTATATATTCGACGTCTTTCAAG GCCTCCTCAATGCAGCGGCCTCCTTCCCGTTTGATGGAGTAACATGGATAGTGAACTTGATTGCAAACTGTATTCCAAGCATGCCAGCTGGCCACGAAG gggGTTTTTATGGAGAGGTTGTCCTGCAATCTGGAGGTGCACTCGTGGAAGATGTGAGAACTGGAGTGAAGAATGTGGTTCTGTATTTATTCAACGTCTTCGAAG GAGTGCTGGATGCAGTTATCTTCATCCCGGATCTGCTTGTGACTCAAACAATGCATGGAGTGAAATACATAACAAACATTGTGGTATATTGCGTCACAAGCATACCCATTGACCATGCAG GTTGGATTCCCGAAAGCATTAAACCAATGAACGCCATTACTTACGCAACAGAAGGAATCACTAACCTAAACAAGAATGTCTTTGGCTCGTTGTCTAACATGTTCAAGAGTGATGAAG GTTACATTCCGGAAATGAGCTTTGACCCCATGAAAGTTGTCACTGATGCAGTAGAAGAAATTACTGACAAAAGGAACATGTTCTTGGCATATTTGTCAACTATGCTGATGCAAGAAAAGG aaGATGCACTacagatgaaaagaaagaaag GAGAATTTTTCCCTCCACTAGAAACAG TTACAGAGATCATGGACAGAAAAGAAGATGATGTTCTGCTGGAGAAGATCTTTAAGGCCACTAGTACAAAGCTAGAAGATCACAGGAGAGGAAGAGCCATGGATGACCTCCAAGAAGAGCATGAGCAAAAACAGGAAGATTCTGGTAAATTGGAtttgaaagaggaagaagatcTAGATCACATGGGAGAATATCAACAGGAGGACAGGGATGAGAAAAACAACAAGGATGCTTCTGATTATTATAATGTTTCCGAACCTGAAAATCTTGATGATGCTGTTGAAAAAAATGTTGAGGGTCTTGTGTTTTTGATGAAACCCATCACAGACGTTCCAGATTTGGAAAGGGATTCTGAAGCAGCAGATGAATATGAGGATAAGAAGAGTCCAGAGTCTGTCATTCCTGAAATAgaagaatttaaagaatttgaAACAATTCCAGATGACGATGAAGAAATGATCAGTGGGGATACAGAGGAGACAGGAAAACAGGCAAGATCTGACataacagaagaagaagatgatgatgatgatgatgatgatgatgatgataaggTCCCAGCAGAACAGGCACATTCTGATATAACCGTGTCTGACTTTGAAGGTGAAATAGAGATGAAGGTCACTGATGACGATGATTTAGACAGTGAGGATACAGAGGAAAAAACATCCAATGTAGCTGACGATCATATTATTGAAGGTGAAGATGACGGTGAAGACCTGACAGAAAAAACCACAGCAGCCAGTAAATTGGCTGAGACCACTGACGATTACAACAACGATGATGCTGAAGATTACAGGGGAGGTGATGAAGATAACAAAGATAAGGATGATTATTTGGAGATCGAGGATGCAGAGGAAACAACAGCACATGATGAATCTGTTTCTGAAATAGATAACAAAAAGGATCATGTCACTGAAAGTGAAGATGACGTTAAAGACCTGATAGGACCATTCACAGAAGCACCTAAACTGGCTGATAATGAAGATGATTTAGAGCGTGAGGATGAAGAAGGAAAAATAACATCTGATCTAGCTCTAGCTGAAATAGATAACAAACATGACCACATGACTGAAAGTGAAGATGACCTGATAGAACcacccacagcagcagcatcactgACAGATAACCACAAtgttcatgatgatgatgatgcagaagaaaaaattaaatctgaTGTAGTTGTAACTGAAATGGATGACAAAGATGATCCTCTGACTGTAAGTGAAGCTGACAGTGAAGATCTAATAGATCCACCTGCAGAAGCACCATCATTGACTGAGAACTGTGATGTTAATTATGGTGAtgttcatgatgatgatgatgatttggATAGTGATGatgcagaagaaaaaataaaatctgatggAGGTCTAGCTGAAGACCTTGTAGAACCACAAACAGAATCACCTAAAATGGCTGAGGCCAGTGATGCTGATGAGGAAGATGATTTACAGAGCGAGGATGCAGAAGACAAAATAAAAGCTGAAATACGTAATAAAGATGACCACATGACTGAAAGTGAAGATGATAGTGAAGACCATACAGAACCAACTACAGCAGCACCATCACTGGCTGAGGTCAGTGATAATCaaaatgatgatgaagatgataaTGATTTTGACAGTGATGGTTCAGAGATGACAGAACCGCTGGAGACAATGGATACAGATGTATCAGCTGAACAAACCAAACCTGAGGACATACTTTTGAAGCCTGACAGTTCTGCCAATGGTGATgaccaaaacaacaacaacaacgacagAAGGAAGGAAAAATCCAAAATGAAGAAGCAGTTGCCGGGGAAGACAAGGCAATCAAACATCACGTCCGATGTTCTCACAGAGCAAGAAGATCTGGACTCTTTGCCACAGGACTTATACGGAG TTCTTGAACAAGAAAAAGCATATaaagagcaaaaaacaaaagaagaagtgTATAAGGTCATCCAAG AGTTGAGAGCCGcagaggatgaagaggatgaagaacAGATGGCCATAACTgaggaaacagaaaaaaatgctgaagaAAAAACATCCGACAGAATGAAACGCAAAGCCAAGCTTCAGATGAACATGACTTCAGATGACCTGGAGCCCAAAG CAGAGAAACTGGAGAAGCCCGAGAAGCTGAAGAAGAAACCCAGTGTTGAGACTCATGTGATAAAAAAGAAGTCCCAGAAAG AGGTGGAAGCTCAAAGGGAAAGAGCCAAACCAGCAAAGAAAG AAGCTGAGGTCCTGAAAGAGAAAGTCAAACCAGCCAAGACAG AACGTAAAGTTGCAAAGAAAGCTGAACAAGCAAAGAAAG CAGCACCTAAAGTTTCCACAGAAAAAGCCAAAATATCACCAGAGAGAAAAG AAGCTGAGGATCTGAAGAGGAAAGTCAAACCAGCTCCAGCAATTAAGG AAGTGCCACAAGAAAAAGTCAAGCTTGCACCTGAAGAGGCCGAAG TTACAAAGGAGAAGGTCAAACCACTGAAGAAAg aCTTTGCTGCTTCAAAGGAAAAAGCCAAACCAAAGAAAG ATGTGGAAGCTCAGACAGAGAGGGCCAAACCAGGAAAGG ATGCTGAAGTCCCAAAAGAAAAAGCTAAAGCAAAGGAGG CAAGACAAGTGGCAAAAGAAAAACCAGCAGCACAAATAAAAG AGCCTCAGGTTCCACAGAAGAAACCCATAACTCCTGAGAAAG AACCAGCTGAAAAGGCCAAAGCTCgaccaacaaaaaaag AATCTGAATTACCAAAAGAAAAGGCCAAGGCTCCAGCTGAAGTAAAAG AAGTtccaaaagaaaaagtgaaaccTACTCCACCAATTAAAA AACCAAAGATTCTGAAGAAGGACCTCAAACCTATAACGAAAG AACCCAAGATTCCAAAGGAGGAATCCAAACCTATAAAGAaag AACCTAAGATTCCAAAGGAGGAACCCAAACCAATAAAGGAAG AACCAGAGATTCCAAAGGAGGAATCTAAACCTACAAAGAAAG TGCCAGAAAAGGCCAAGTCTGCCCCAGCAATAAAAG AACCAGAAAtgccaaaagaaaaagagaagccCACTCTAACAGTTAAAA AAGCAGAAGtgacaaaagaaaaagccaAGTCTACTCGAGCTGCTAAAC AAGCAGAAGTGCCGAAAGAAAAGGCCAGGCCTACTCCAGGGGTTAAAA AACCAGAGGAGGAAACCCATCCTGAAAAGAAAG AAATTCAGAAAGAGGAACCCAAATCTTCAAAGAAAG AACCCAAGATCCTGAAAGAGGAACCCAAACCTATTAAGAAAG AACCAAAGATTCTGAAGGAGCTCAAACCTATAAAGAAAG TACCCAAGATTCCTAAGGAGGGATCCAAACCTATAAAGAAAG AACTTAAAATGCCAAAAGAAGAACCCAAACCAATAAAGGAAG AACCAGAGATTCCAAAGGAGGAACCTAAACCTACAAAGAAAG AACCAGAGATTTCAAAGGAGGAATCCAAACCTATAAAGACAG AACCCAAGGTTCCAAAGGAGGAAACCCCACCTTCAAAGAAAG ACCCCAAGATTCTGAAAGAGGAAACCCAACCTATGAAGAAAG CTCCTGAGCTTTCAAAGGAGGAGCCCAAACATATTAAGAAAG AACACAAGGTTCTGAAAGAGGAACCCTCACCTATAACGAAAG AACCCAAGATTCCGAAGGAGGAACCCAAACCCAAGAAAG AATCAAAGATTCCAAAGGCAAAACCTAGACCTACAATGAAAG AACCAGATATTTCAAAGGAGGAATCCAAACCAATAAAGACAG AACCTAAAAGTCCAAAGAAGGAACTCAAACCAATCAAGAAAG AACCTAAGATTCCAAAGGAGGAACTCAAACCAATCAAGAAAG AACCCAAGGTTAAAAAAGAGAACACCCAACCTATTAAGAAAG AACCCAAAATCCCAAAGGTGAAAGCCAAACCTATAATGAAAG AACCCAAGGTTCCAAAGGAAGAAATACAACTTATAAAGAAAG AAGCCAAGATTCCAGAGGAGGAGCCCAAACCTATAAAGAAAG AACCCAAGGTTCCAAAGGAAGAAACCAAACCCATAAAAAAAG AACCCAAGGTTAAAAAAGAGGACACCCAATCTATTACGAAAG CAGAACCCAAGATTCCAAAGGAGGAGCCCGAACCTATAAAGAAAG AACCCAAGGTTCCAAAGGAAGACACCCAACCTATAAAGAAAG AACCCAAGATTCCAGTGGAGGAGCCCAAACCTATAAAGAAAG AACCCAAGGTTCCAAAGGAAGACACCCATCCTATAAAGAAAG AACCCAAGATTCCAGTGGAGGAGCCCAAACCTATAAAGAAAG AACCCAAGGTTCCAAAGGAAGACACCCAACCTATAAAGAAAG AACCCAAGATTCCAGTGGAGGAGCCCAAATCTATAAAGAAAG AACCCAAGATTCCAGTGGAGGAGCCCAAATCTATAAAGAAAG AACCCAAGGTTCCAAAGGAAGAAACCAAACCCATAAAGAAAG AACCCAAGACTCCAAAGGTGGAAGCCAAACCTATAAAGAAAG AACCCAAGATTCCAGAGGAGGAGCCCAAATCTATAAAGAAAG AACCCAAGATTCCAGTGGAGGAGCCCAAATCTATAAAGAAAG AACCCAAGGTTCCAAAGGAAGAAACCAAACCTATAAAGAAAG AACCCAAGATTCCAGAGGAGGAGCCCAAACCTATAAAGAAAG AACCCAAGATTCCAAAGGAGGAGCCCAAACCTATAAAGAAAG AACCCAAGGTTCCAAAGGAAGACACCCAACCTATAAAGAAAG AACCCAAGATTCCAGAGGAGGAGCCCAAACCTATAAAGAAAG AACCCAAGGTTCCAAAGGAAGAAACCAAACCTATAAAGAAAG AACCCAAGACTCCAAAGGTGGAAGCCAAACCTATAAAGAAAG AATCCAAGATTCCAGAGGAGGAGCCCAAATCTATAAAGAAAG AACCCAAGATTCCAGAGGAGGAGCCCAAATCTATAAAGAAAG AACCCAAGATTCCAGAGGAGGAGTCCAAATCTATAAAGAAAG AACCCAAGGTTCCAAAGGAAGACACCCAACCTATAAAGAAAG AACCCAAGATTCCAAAGGAGGAGCCCAAACCTATAAAGAAAG AACCCAAGGTTCCAAAGGAAGAAACCAAACCTATCAAGAAAG AACCCAAGACTCCAAAGGTGGAAGCCAAACCTATAAAGAAAG AACCCAAGATTCCAGAGGAGGAGCCCAAATCTATAAAGAAAG AACTAGATATTCTAAAGGAGGAACCCAAGAAAG CAGAGGCAGAAGTAGCAAAAGGCAAAGTCAAGTCCACTCCTGCAGTTAAAA AGCCTGAGGTTCCTAAGGAGAAACCTGAACCAATAAAGAAAG aAGCAGAAATGCCAAAAGAGAAACTCAAAGCCACTCCAACAATAAAAA AAGCTGAGGTtcaaaaggaggagaagaaactaATGAAGAAAg AACCAGAGGTGCCTAATGAAAAAGTATTACACACCACGGCAACACAAG TAGAGCCTGTTCTAAAGGAGAAAGTCAAGCCACCAAGGAAAG ATGTTGAATTGGCAAAAGCAAAAGCCAAACCGGCTCCACCATTAAAAG CAGAAGCTGGCATTCCAAAGGACAAAGCTAAACCTAAAAAAG CTGCTGAGAAGGACAAAGAAAAGCCAGAGCCCACTCCATCACCAAAGG AATTAGGTGTGAAGAAGGAAAAAGTCCCAGCTGCACCAACAGCAAAAA AGCCAGATGTTCCCAAGACTGAAGCCAAACAACCAAAGAAAG CACCAGGAGCGGTTTTGAAAGAAAGACTGAAACTGACAAGAGGTAAAGCAGACATTCACCTCAAAGCAG AGCTTGAAGGTCTGAAAAATCTTACAAAGCCTATTCCAAAGAAAG AACACATTGTAAAGGAAAGGAAGAAGCTGGTGGAGAAAG CAACTCCAGAGGCACCAAAAGAAGTGAAACCTGTGCCAGAGACAGAAG AGCCTGAAGTTTCACAGGAGACCACTGCACCTCTGGAGAAAG TTGTTCATATAGAATCTGTAACACCAGTGGACGTCACAGAACCAGCGCCTACAAAACCAG GTGAACCACCGCTGTTGGAGGAGTTTGGTGCAGAAGAAG atgacctGCCCTACTTCCAGTGCTTCTTTGTGGATGAAGATGACACCCACTATCCTTTCTTCCCTTTCTCACCGATCCAAATGTGA